The following coding sequences are from one Humulus lupulus chromosome X, drHumLupu1.1, whole genome shotgun sequence window:
- the LOC133805636 gene encoding ankyrin repeat-containing protein BDA1-like: MEQNKEGFRPLDIASGLGHVEIVKELLLCLNEVISFSAECVKDLTDLEETTFHLAVKYDRFEVFKKLVEWLEKLGLPEIVNWVDRDGNTILHFAIVEFLLNKNNIISTLKLNERNSKGLTPMDLIDLLMENPSDVQLHETLRLARAVRARYINITNTISSSSSTIAYSKSPEQNATETDWIKYFRYKHMRGSSSDTRNALVVVAALIATVTFQAGMNPSSGFFPEKSKSSISSNTSGEAPPPRQRNPTFFVSGAFAILGSKATTNMFLVGFCSIIKCYNISHSKIPFPKGASHFDILYSFWLWMGKLSLTMVISFSFSELLLLYPFY, translated from the exons ATGGAGCAAAACAAGGAAGGGTTTCGACCATTGGACATAGCTTCAGGTTTAGGACATGTAGAGATAGTGAAAGAGCTATTATTG TGTTTGAATGAAGTGATTTCTTTCTCAGCTGAATGTGTTAAGGATTTGACGGATCTTGAAGAAACGACATTCCATTTGGCTGTCAAATATGACAGAtttgaggtgtttaaaaagttGGTGGaatggcttgaaaagcttggaTTGCCGGAGATTGTGAATTGGGTTGATAGAGATGGAAACACTATTCTCCACTTTGCT ATTGTAGAATTCCTGCTCAACAAAAACAACATTATCAGCACACTAAAATTGAACGAAAGGAACTCAAAGGGTCTAACACCAATGGATTTAATTGATTTACTGATGGAAAATCCAAGTGATGTTCAGCTCCATGAAACCCTGCGACTCGCCAGAGCTGTCAGAGCTCGATATATCAATATCACAAACAccatatcatcatcatcatcaacaatAGCTTATTCTAAATCTCCAGAGCAGAATGCAACAGAGACCGACTGGATCAAATACTTTCGGTACAAGCACATGAGAGGCTCGTCGAGTGACACACGCAATGCGCTTGTAGTAGTGGCTGCACTAATAGCCACTGTCACCTTCCAAGCAGGAATGAACCCATCTAGTGGTTTCTTTCCAGAAAAGTCTAAGTCAAGTATTTCGTCAAACACTTCTGGTGAAGCCCCTCCTCCTCGACAACGTAATCCAACATTTTTTGTCAGTGGAGCTTTTGCAATTTTGGGTAGTAAGGCTACAACAAACATGTTCTTGGTTGGGTTTTGCAGCATCATTAAGTGTTATAACATATCTCACAGCAAGATTCCCTTTCCAAAGGGAGCTTCACATTTCGATATACTCTATAGCTTTTGGTTATGGATGGGCAAATTGAGCCTG